In Nymphalis io chromosome 13, ilAglIoxx1.1, whole genome shotgun sequence, one genomic interval encodes:
- the LOC126772768 gene encoding tRNA (guanine(10)-N2)-methyltransferase homolog — MWRRYLMWFAHEHVDFRYAEMQSILSMLNIQIKFVEKPCVNKPYWIVEFPTEDCIKKVASRSVLLKNCIELWSRATTADRLHRNLKNALTNSSGKWIIPDTSIEHISDTHVCPKELLQACSDKQKSFKVEVETFCKHFTMKEKVDKIENFSYLPLRGPVKLKNPDITLAYLEFYGVDPNNVPDQPHDLFFGKWIADGQRELIQTHSLKKRQFIGNTSMDAQLSLIMANQAQVNTGLIILDPFVGSGSLCIAAAHFGAYVWGSDIDFMMLHAKSRPTRVGQKVRTEEESIKSNMKHYGTDSRYLDVVVSDFSLPNWRGDLKFDAIITDPPYGVREPTERIGIDRENYELSEEHLVNHIPSKVDYGLPHLYSDLLNFAAKHLEIGRRLVCWYPLVREEYKEDELPSHPCLKLIANSEQVLSKLTARRLLTYEKVSDDVPNMPVDPHAGTHSFREKYFTMGETTRRERKEKKAEDMAAYGLRQFQNIINDV; from the exons ATGTGGCGTCGATATTTAATGTGGTTTGCACATGAACACGTAGACTTTCGTTATGCT gaaATGCAAAGCATACTTTCCATGCTCaatatacagataaaatttGTAGAGAAACCATGTGTAAATAAGCCTTATTGGATAGTTGAGTTTCCTACTGAAGATTGCATCAAAAAGGTCGCTTCCCGTTCAGTTTTACTTAAGAATTGTATAGAACTATGGTCTAGAGCTACAACAGCGGATCGTTTACATAGAAACTTGAAAAATGCACTCACAAACTCAAGTGGAAAGTGGATTATACCTGATACGTCAATAGAGCATATAAGTGATACACATGTTTGCCCAAAGGAGCTTCTACAAGCATGTAGTGATAAACAAAAGTCTTTCAAAGTTGAAGTAGAGACATTCTGTAAACATTTTACAATGAAAGAAAAGGTCGACAAAATTGAG aaTTTCAGCTACTTGCCTTTACGTGGTCCGGTAAAGTTAAAGAATCCAGATATAACATTGGCCTACCTTGAATTCTATGGTGTTGATCCCAATAACGTTCCTGATCAGCCACATGATTTATTTTTCGGTAAATGG ATTGCTGATGGTCAACGTGAGCTCATCCAAACGCACTCTCTAAAGAAACGACAGTTTATCGGCAATACAAGCATGGATGCTCAATTGTCGCTCATAATGGCAAACCAAGCTCAAGTAAATACTGGACTAATAATATTAGACCCATTTGTAGGATCCGGTTCCCTATGTATAGCTGCAGCGCATTTTGGAG CATATGTTTGGGGGTCGGACATCGATTTTATGATGCTGCATGCGAAATCCAGGCCTACACGCGTCGGACAAAAG GTTCGTACAGAAGAAGAAAGTATTAAGAGTAACATGAAGCACTACGGGACCGATTCGAGGTATTTAGACGTCGTTGTGAGTGATTTCTCATTGCCTAATTGGAGGGGAGACTTGAAGTTCGATGCTATTATAACTGATC cCCCTTACGGTGTTCGAGAGCCAACGGAGAGAATAGGTATAGACAGAGAAAACTATGAGCTATCCGAGGAACACCTTGTTAACCATATACCGTCTAAGGTGGATTATGGTCTTCCACACTTATACAGCGACTTGCTGAACTTCGCTGCGAAGCATCTCGAGATTGGAAGACGGCTGGTGTGCTGGTATCCTTTAGTGAG AGAAGAATACAAAGAAGACGAGTTACCATCGCATCCCTGTCTGAAGTTAATTGCGAACTCCGAGCAGGTCTTGTCTAAACTAACAGCCCGCAGACTGCTCACGTATGAGAAAGTTAGCGACGATGTTCCCAACATGCCCGTTGACCCACACGCCGGAACGCATAGTTTTAG GGAGAAATACTTCACAATGGGTGAAACAACGAGAAgggaaagaaaagaaaaaaaagctgAAGATATGGCGGCGTACGGGCTGagacaatttcaaaatattattaatgatgtataa